In the genome of Bremerella sp. P1, the window CGACGTGCGACTGTTCAACCACAGCCAGCGGGTAGCCAACGACACAAACTGGGCGTTCACCATCTTTGTCATCAATGCCAAGCACGATGACGAGGTGGGCGATGGCCTGTTTCCTGCCGGCAGCGTGCAAGGCGGTTTCTCGATCGCAGGCGGCTCGTTCCTTGCCGTTCCATCCGAACGTCCCGCCAGCACGATCGCCCACGAGGTTTCCCATCAATTCTGGGCGATGGACGAATACGCGGGTTCTGGGCACTACGATGATACCCGCGGCTATTACAACACACAGAATACGAATGCCTACGACGGCAACCCATCGCAGGGAGACATCGAAACGAGCCTGCTAGGGCACTCCACGCCTCTGATGAATGCCTACGATACCCATACCAGCAGCATCGAGTCTTTTGAGACGATCGGCTGGAAGGATTCAGACGGGGACGGGATTTTCGATGTCTTTGACGTGCCGATCTCGTTTTCGGCAAGTAGCCAGTTCGATCCCAGCACCAACCAGATGCGGATCAGTGGCGACGCTTCGATCGGGGTGCTTCCCAATCAGAACTCCTGGGGCCTGCAGAACTCCGTCACCATCAATCGCTTGAGCCATATTGAATTTCGTTTGGATGGCGGCGAGTGGACAAGCGGTCCGGGCATTGATGACTACACAAGCGAGTTCGATTTCCTGATTCAACTTCCCGACTCGAACCAACACGATATCGAAGTTCGGATTGTTGATGAGACCGGATTGATTCATTCGCAGTCGCTGCTTGCCTCGACAGAACATATCGATTCGACGGCAGTCCATGGCTTCACCGGTTACATCACCCATGACCAGAACGACGACGGCATCTTCAACGCCGGCGAACAGGGCTTGGCAGGCTGGACCGTTGAAGTCGTTAACTTGGCAGGCAATCCCAAAGTAACCCAGACGATTATCGAGCCCGATGATTTCTCTCATGGCGAAATCTTTTACGACCCCATCGGGGGAGTGACGTTAACCGCCGAGGGTTCAGAGATTGCCGAGGGCTTCGCTGACGTTTCGGTCCGCAACAGTTCGCTTTCCAGTACGGGTAGTCGCGGCTTCTACAACTACTCAAGCGGAAGCTGGAGTAATGTCTGGTCGGAGAAGCGCCAGCTAAAGATCACCTTTGACTCGCCGGTTAGTCGCGTAGCGATTGATGCCATCGCAGAAGTCGACGGCGACGTGGGAATCCTGGAGCTATACGACGCGCAAGACAACTTACTGGGACGCTATACGACCAGTCCGCTGGATGGCGGCACGTCGGAAACCATGGTCGTGGAACTAGACGCGGCCGAAGCGACCTACGCGATTGCCCGCGGGCACCTGACCAAAACGAAGGACCTGCAGCGAAGTCTACACTATGTCGGCCTCGACAACCTACAAGTTGGGCGACCTCATACGGCAGTGACGAGCCAGCTCGGAGCA includes:
- a CDS encoding dockerin type I domain-containing protein codes for the protein MFRSSSHRRSAFRGANKRAGSAARRLQRIEHLESRLALSAVPLNAQPLDTGEFMLGDVSVTVVFFESDGTIDPSTEDWDTAHTNEVKQRIEEGLQWWVDTLALQSSVHELNFEIDYTYADNPIPIGIEPITHVATDLDIWVGEFLDYVGAERTERIDNDVRLFNHSQRVANDTNWAFTIFVINAKHDDEVGDGLFPAGSVQGGFSIAGGSFLAVPSERPASTIAHEVSHQFWAMDEYAGSGHYDDTRGYYNTQNTNAYDGNPSQGDIETSLLGHSTPLMNAYDTHTSSIESFETIGWKDSDGDGIFDVFDVPISFSASSQFDPSTNQMRISGDASIGVLPNQNSWGLQNSVTINRLSHIEFRLDGGEWTSGPGIDDYTSEFDFLIQLPDSNQHDIEVRIVDETGLIHSQSLLASTEHIDSTAVHGFTGYITHDQNDDGIFNAGEQGLAGWTVEVVNLAGNPKVTQTIIEPDDFSHGEIFYDPIGGVTLTAEGSEIAEGFADVSVRNSSLSSTGSRGFYNYSSGSWSNVWSEKRQLKITFDSPVSRVAIDAIAEVDGDVGILELYDAQDNLLGRYTTSPLDGGTSETMVVELDAAEATYAIARGHLTKTKDLQRSLHYVGLDNLQVGRPHTAVTSQLGAFTLPFDIDGNYRLKATAPDGKEAYFSSLSETNVSLMPQAGMSRIAWSVSIADDSWHNPLIQADVNHDGEINQIDSDLVLGEIINPEVTSVSSSQGYALNTTHTPGDPYFDVNADGRFTKLDLLSILDAIAFQAASQEAFDPESVEPFVYLPSSNASSVSNETADKPAMLTTNSSAAVSLEGESILPLPTTSENDKTPEARSDATGEAPLWVVESHDLVLPSQDSAVIDSIENACDLSTSFKLLDDEAVDAILSDLDDSLDLL